In Diabrotica undecimpunctata isolate CICGRU chromosome 4, icDiaUnde3, whole genome shotgun sequence, a single genomic region encodes these proteins:
- the LOC140438851 gene encoding uncharacterized protein yields the protein MRKNKRDLPTEFLPNNQCPVYSSIFGFTKDVTLVSYVPKNNRSDCLVSGLDHNNKLLETAKKLPDIIDFYNITKVGLDVLDQTGANYKVGRRTRRWPQAIWFGIMDVAGVNGHVLYNAANPESGLTQQKFLIDLGKQLIHNHVVRRAVRHRLYLSYL from the exons ATGAGGAAAAATAAAAGGGATTTGCCAACGGAGTTTTTACCAAATAATCAATGTCCGGtttattcatctatttttggATTTACTAAAGACGTGACCCTTGTGTCCTACGTACCGAAAAACAACCGATCCGATTGTCTAGTGTCCGGTCTCGATCATAACAACAAATTATTGGAAACAGCTAAGAAACTACCGGATATTATAGACTTTTACAACATTACCAAAGTTGGGTTGGATGTACTGGATCAAACTGGTGCTAACTACAAAGTAGGACGGCGTACTAGAAGATGGCCACAAGCTATTTGGTTTGGGATCATGGATGTTGCTGGTGTCAATGGACACGTTTTATATAACGCTGCTAATCCAGAATCTGGGTTAACACAACAAAAATTCTTGATTGATTTAGGTAAACAGCTAATACACAATCACGTAGTTCGGCGTGCTGTTAGG CATCGATTGTATTTGTCATATTTGTAA